From the genome of Bifidobacterium asteroides, one region includes:
- a CDS encoding ATPase, producing MKGREPEWAPRSFNAVGLTPERRPGRVAGEDTGIGRSDTGVKYGSAVTGLVFLSASGGIGLTTMTALMAKQLRNMALSCALVDLDLDGGGMDVLVGIEGAPGMRLGRIRAPLGRVDPQALREELPIWDGIPLLSNDPWTALPQGWWDVDAAVSAMAGSADLLLIDAGRGQSLGNLRSLRGLPSLLMVDMTVLGLARAKALLHALKGRRDAGDRDQDSPLISCRPPMALIGMMPTQHRVSHGVDPEQAEEFLGQSVDVVLKPQPKLSASVLDGRGLERVPRAYARALQPLVERIAGMVVVSGGKEERVSSRRLARSEAAK from the coding sequence ATGAAAGGGCGGGAGCCTGAATGGGCTCCTCGCTCCTTTAATGCCGTCGGGTTGACTCCGGAACGCCGACCAGGGAGGGTGGCGGGCGAAGATACCGGCATCGGGCGGAGTGACACAGGAGTCAAATACGGGTCCGCTGTGACGGGGCTGGTCTTTCTTTCGGCCTCGGGAGGCATTGGGCTGACGACCATGACGGCTCTGATGGCCAAACAGCTTCGGAACATGGCCCTGTCATGCGCTCTGGTGGATCTGGACCTGGATGGTGGAGGGATGGATGTCCTGGTCGGCATCGAGGGGGCACCTGGCATGCGGCTGGGACGGATCCGCGCTCCCTTGGGCCGGGTGGATCCTCAGGCTCTCCGTGAAGAGCTGCCAATCTGGGATGGCATCCCGTTGCTCAGCAACGATCCCTGGACTGCTCTGCCACAGGGCTGGTGGGATGTGGACGCAGCCGTCAGCGCAATGGCTGGATCTGCTGATCTCCTACTGATCGATGCCGGTCGAGGCCAGAGCCTGGGTAATCTGCGCTCGCTGAGGGGACTGCCTTCGCTGTTGATGGTGGACATGACTGTGCTGGGCCTTGCACGGGCAAAGGCACTTCTTCATGCCCTGAAAGGCCGCAGGGACGCTGGCGATCGAGACCAAGACAGTCCATTGATCTCATGTAGGCCCCCCATGGCTCTGATTGGGATGATGCCCACCCAGCACCGGGTCAGCCATGGTGTCGACCCGGAACAGGCGGAGGAGTTTCTGGGCCAATCGGTGGACGTGGTTCTCAAGCCGCAGCCGAAGCTGTCGGCATCCGTTCTGGATGGTCGTGGCCTGGAACGGGTGCCACGTGCGTACGCCCGGGCCCTTCAACCCCTGGTGGAGCGGATCGCGGGGATGGTCGTCGTCAGCGGGGGAAAGGAAGAGCGGGTCTCTTCTCGCAGGTTGGCTCGGTCTGAGGCTGCCAAATGA
- a CDS encoding TadE/TadG family type IV pilus assembly protein: MPSDERRSERRRRWRSDNGTVTAEFAIVLPAVMVLALILLTLTQTIRIGMVCQDAANAAARDLIVTQGKGDSQELVHRMAGPHAQVRLSPSAGQMAVRVSCPVVSGPMGVLPAQVHGDAMAILEE, encoded by the coding sequence GTGCCGTCGGATGAAAGACGGTCCGAGCGGAGACGACGGTGGCGATCCGATAACGGTACGGTAACGGCCGAGTTCGCCATCGTTCTTCCCGCGGTCATGGTTCTGGCTCTCATACTGCTGACGTTGACCCAGACGATCCGGATTGGCATGGTCTGTCAGGATGCGGCCAACGCTGCTGCCAGAGACCTGATCGTCACCCAAGGCAAGGGCGATTCCCAAGAGCTGGTGCACCGGATGGCCGGTCCGCATGCCCAGGTGAGGTTGAGTCCATCGGCCGGGCAGATGGCGGTCAGGGTGTCATGCCCAGTGGTTTCCGGCCCCATGGGCGTGCTGCCTGCACAGGTCCATGGCGATGCCATGGCCATATTGGAGGAATGA
- a CDS encoding DUF4244 domain-containing protein produces MRQRSNRFMTAFYVRVSQAMDSGVRALHRRLSVVLARPESGAITAEYAVIMVAAATLAGVLLAIVKSSSTRTLLMGLVKKALSAVG; encoded by the coding sequence ATGAGGCAGCGTTCCAACCGGTTCATGACTGCTTTTTATGTTCGCGTCAGCCAGGCTATGGATTCTGGAGTGCGTGCACTGCATCGGCGGTTGAGCGTGGTGTTGGCCAGGCCTGAATCGGGGGCCATCACTGCTGAATACGCCGTGATCATGGTGGCGGCCGCCACGCTGGCTGGCGTACTGCTGGCCATTGTCAAATCTTCTTCCACGCGTACTTTGCTAATGGGGCTGGTGAAGAAGGCGCTCAGTGCCGTCGGATGA
- a CDS encoding pilus assembly protein, translating into MDLKPLIAALSTILALLLMQFDVLGERLADEQVSPPPLSLVLALLGVAVRQGASLPRALGVVGGLLPGPYGLRVVRVAHLLGRGNGWNLSWSGAIGDPYCGQSMQVLADCLEPSWRLGSSPLTRIETTMRQLDRHARSVLARATATITVRLLVPTGLCILPAFVLIGVIPCIAAFAGGMS; encoded by the coding sequence ATGGATCTGAAACCACTGATCGCCGCTCTGTCGACTATATTGGCGCTCCTGCTCATGCAATTCGACGTCCTGGGTGAGCGATTAGCCGACGAGCAGGTCTCCCCGCCGCCCTTGAGCCTGGTGCTGGCTTTGCTGGGAGTCGCTGTTCGTCAGGGGGCCTCCCTGCCCAGGGCCCTGGGTGTGGTTGGCGGGCTGCTGCCAGGCCCTTATGGGCTTCGGGTGGTTCGCGTGGCTCACCTGCTCGGACGTGGCAACGGATGGAATCTGTCCTGGTCGGGAGCCATCGGCGATCCTTATTGCGGGCAGTCCATGCAGGTTCTAGCTGACTGTCTGGAGCCGTCCTGGCGTTTGGGATCATCGCCTCTGACGCGCATCGAGACGACCATGCGCCAACTGGATCGACACGCCCGCAGCGTGCTGGCCCGGGCCACGGCGACGATCACCGTCAGGCTGCTCGTGCCGACAGGGCTGTGCATTCTGCCGGCTTTCGTGCTGATCGGAGTCATACCGTGCATTGCGGCCTTTGCGGGTGGGATGTCCTGA
- a CDS encoding RNA degradosome polyphosphate kinase: protein MVQKFDAPSKALLRSQIAEHIAETDGQARHVSRRSDHPVSPLPEDRYFDRELSWLKFNKRVLELAEDESVPLLERANFAAIFASNLDEFFMVRVAGLKRRVDTGIAMTAASGMSPRQQLRAISEQAHKLQDEHAHYVIDHILPDLAAESIILLSWPQLSSQEQERLTKFFRNQVFPVLTPLAVDPAHPFPYISGNSLNLAVLVENPTSGKTHFARVKIPDNLSRLVPVDDLTDEEGREERYGFITMENLIIAHLEYLFPGMIIKEARSFRVTRNEDIDVEEDDAENLLNAMEKELLQRRFGPPIRLEISDSASPFLSQLLASKLRVNQEEVYRLPAPLDCTVLFELQSIDRADLKFRPFIPTTNRQIAEVESSQAQDIFAAIREHDILLHHPYDSFSTSVQAFLEQAAADPRVLAIKQTLYRTSGNSPIIDALVDAAHAGKQVLALVEIKARFDEEANIAWARQLERAGVHVVYGIVGLKTHCKLSLVVRQEQDGLRRYCHVGTGNYNPKTARQYTDLGLLTCDPVVGQDLTRLFNQLSGYAPKSSFHRLLVAPRTVRSGLLQRIAREEETALNGKPAWIRIKVNSLVDEKIIDALYRASQAGVRIDIVERGICSLKPGVPGLSENIRVHSILGRFLEHSRIFAFANSQGPQIGEGPLAGPEVWIGSADLMHRNLDRRVEALVRITAPEQVQGLIDYVDLQMAETTSSWHMQPDGTYVRHSRDDQGRPLVDSQEYLIDRHARTPRARR, encoded by the coding sequence ATGGTTCAGAAATTTGACGCACCCTCCAAGGCCTTGCTACGCAGCCAGATCGCGGAGCATATTGCCGAGACCGACGGCCAGGCACGGCATGTATCGAGGCGCTCGGATCACCCGGTCTCGCCCTTGCCTGAGGACCGTTATTTCGACCGGGAGCTGAGCTGGCTCAAGTTTAACAAACGCGTGCTTGAACTGGCCGAAGACGAGAGCGTGCCCCTGTTGGAGCGCGCCAATTTCGCTGCAATCTTCGCCAGCAATCTTGATGAGTTCTTCATGGTCCGCGTGGCAGGTCTGAAGCGTCGCGTGGACACCGGCATCGCTATGACGGCAGCCAGCGGAATGAGCCCTCGTCAGCAGCTGAGGGCCATCTCCGAGCAGGCACACAAGCTTCAGGATGAGCATGCCCACTATGTCATCGACCACATCCTGCCGGATCTGGCCGCAGAAAGCATCATTCTGCTGAGCTGGCCACAACTGAGCAGCCAGGAGCAGGAACGACTCACCAAGTTCTTCCGCAACCAGGTCTTTCCGGTGCTGACTCCGCTGGCAGTCGACCCGGCCCACCCCTTCCCCTATATCTCAGGCAACTCCCTGAACCTGGCGGTCCTGGTGGAGAACCCCACCTCGGGCAAGACCCACTTCGCCCGCGTCAAAATTCCCGACAATCTCTCCCGTCTGGTTCCCGTGGACGATCTGACCGACGAAGAGGGTCGGGAGGAGCGCTATGGGTTCATCACCATGGAGAACCTGATCATCGCCCACTTGGAATACCTCTTCCCGGGCATGATTATCAAGGAAGCCCGCTCCTTCCGCGTCACACGCAACGAAGACATTGACGTAGAGGAGGACGACGCAGAGAACCTGCTCAACGCCATGGAGAAGGAGCTGCTTCAGCGGCGGTTCGGACCGCCCATCCGCCTGGAGATTTCCGACTCTGCCTCCCCCTTCCTCTCCCAGCTGCTGGCCAGCAAGCTCCGAGTCAATCAGGAGGAGGTCTATCGGCTGCCCGCTCCCTTGGACTGCACGGTCCTGTTCGAGTTGCAGTCCATCGACCGGGCCGACCTCAAGTTTCGCCCCTTCATTCCCACAACCAACCGGCAGATAGCCGAGGTGGAATCCAGCCAGGCCCAGGATATCTTTGCTGCAATCCGCGAGCATGACATCCTCCTTCACCACCCCTATGACTCCTTCTCCACCTCGGTTCAGGCTTTCCTGGAGCAGGCGGCAGCCGATCCGCGGGTGCTGGCCATCAAACAGACCCTCTACCGGACTTCGGGCAACTCGCCCATCATCGATGCTCTGGTGGATGCTGCGCACGCCGGCAAGCAGGTCCTGGCTTTAGTCGAAATCAAGGCCCGATTCGATGAGGAGGCCAACATCGCCTGGGCCCGTCAGTTGGAACGGGCTGGCGTCCATGTGGTCTACGGAATCGTAGGGCTCAAGACCCACTGCAAGCTCTCCCTGGTGGTCCGTCAGGAGCAGGACGGCCTGCGTCGTTACTGCCACGTAGGCACCGGCAACTACAACCCCAAGACCGCTCGCCAGTACACCGATCTGGGCCTGCTTACCTGCGACCCAGTGGTGGGGCAGGACCTGACCCGGCTCTTCAACCAGTTGTCAGGCTATGCGCCTAAGTCCTCCTTCCACCGTCTGCTGGTAGCTCCGCGCACGGTCCGTTCCGGGCTGCTGCAGCGGATCGCCCGCGAGGAAGAGACCGCTCTGAACGGCAAGCCTGCGTGGATACGGATCAAGGTCAACTCCCTGGTGGACGAAAAGATCATCGACGCCCTCTACCGGGCCAGCCAAGCGGGGGTCCGCATCGACATCGTGGAGCGCGGCATCTGCTCTCTGAAGCCAGGCGTGCCCGGGCTGAGCGAGAACATCCGGGTCCACTCCATCCTGGGACGGTTCCTGGAGCACAGCCGCATCTTCGCCTTCGCCAACTCCCAAGGCCCCCAGATCGGCGAGGGGCCCCTGGCAGGACCAGAGGTCTGGATAGGTTCTGCTGACCTCATGCACCGCAACCTGGATCGCCGTGTGGAGGCGCTGGTCCGGATCACTGCGCCCGAACAGGTGCAAGGGCTCATTGACTATGTGGATCTGCAGATGGCTGAAACCACTAGCTCTTGGCACATGCAGCCCGACGGCACCTATGTGCGCCACAGTCGCGATGATCAGGGCCGACCTCTGGTCGACTCACAGGAGTACCTGATCGACCGTCATGCCCGAACCCCCAGGGCCAGGCGATGA
- a CDS encoding Rv3654c family TadE-like protein: MPGHARKTRVEHTGSWIGGSDPGSGTVLGIMLMTLVSLGLVLAALLGNLMICRTRARTGADVSALAAASALDEGQTKPCTLASRAARLNRGVLTDCQVDGDDVKVSVGVDTGVPMMPRLVQSARAGPEPCG, translated from the coding sequence ATGCCCGGACATGCCAGAAAGACGCGCGTAGAGCATACCGGTTCATGGATAGGGGGTTCGGATCCGGGCTCCGGCACGGTTCTGGGCATCATGCTGATGACTCTAGTTAGCCTGGGTCTGGTTCTGGCAGCGCTACTGGGCAATCTCATGATCTGCCGGACACGTGCACGCACTGGCGCCGATGTTTCGGCTCTCGCTGCAGCTTCTGCCCTGGACGAAGGACAGACGAAGCCCTGTACTCTGGCTTCCCGGGCTGCACGTCTCAACCGTGGTGTCCTGACGGACTGTCAGGTAGATGGAGACGACGTGAAGGTCTCGGTGGGAGTAGACACCGGAGTCCCGATGATGCCCCGCTTGGTCCAGTCAGCCCGGGCAGGCCCCGAGCCCTGTGGGTGA
- a CDS encoding CpaF family protein: MIRGREESLEGSFPDDDSDQPPTFGYLDGLVSHPAVTDIAVTGQGDVWIDRGSGMEEVLLRPGFTGPRAVRDFAVQLCAQLGRRLDDARPMADASSKEGIRVHAVLAPLVSEGAAISIRLPNRHPPSLEELAAAGLCPSSWLFILRALVINRASILVTGGTGAGKTTLLRALLGMCPQEQRLVVVEEVRELGRIAGHRNMVSLAVRESNVEGVGAVGLVDLVKATLRMRPDRIILGECRGEEIADLLRAFNSGHRGGMATLHADSVERVPARLATLGLLAGLQPKALAALAQGAFDAVIHLERSGGHRHIAQIGRLTTAADGRLLGEAVCAWTGRGAAAYGTAWSKFARRWGIVTSASASAP; the protein is encoded by the coding sequence ATGATCAGGGGGAGGGAAGAAAGCCTTGAAGGTTCATTCCCTGATGACGATTCGGACCAGCCGCCTACTTTCGGCTATTTGGATGGGTTGGTGAGCCATCCTGCGGTGACTGACATCGCGGTGACCGGTCAGGGTGATGTCTGGATCGACCGGGGCTCGGGTATGGAGGAGGTTCTGCTTCGGCCTGGGTTCACAGGCCCTCGGGCAGTGAGGGACTTCGCTGTGCAGTTATGCGCTCAGCTGGGGCGTCGCCTGGATGATGCTCGTCCCATGGCCGACGCTTCCAGCAAGGAGGGGATCAGAGTCCACGCCGTGCTGGCCCCGCTCGTTTCCGAGGGCGCCGCCATTTCCATCAGGCTGCCCAACAGACACCCACCCAGTCTGGAGGAGCTGGCCGCCGCCGGGCTGTGTCCCTCTAGTTGGCTCTTCATCCTTCGGGCGCTGGTGATCAATCGGGCCAGCATTCTGGTGACCGGTGGCACGGGTGCCGGCAAGACCACACTTCTGCGGGCCTTGCTAGGCATGTGTCCGCAGGAGCAGCGGCTGGTCGTCGTGGAGGAAGTCCGTGAGCTGGGCCGTATTGCCGGCCACAGGAATATGGTTTCCCTGGCTGTCAGAGAGTCCAATGTTGAAGGGGTGGGGGCCGTGGGGCTGGTCGATCTGGTCAAGGCCACACTGCGCATGCGGCCCGATCGGATCATCCTGGGTGAGTGCCGGGGCGAGGAGATAGCTGATCTGCTGCGGGCTTTCAATTCTGGTCATCGGGGCGGCATGGCAACTCTTCATGCTGACAGTGTTGAACGCGTTCCTGCCAGGCTGGCGACTCTGGGGCTGCTGGCGGGGCTGCAGCCGAAGGCACTGGCGGCTCTGGCCCAAGGAGCGTTCGACGCTGTTATCCATCTCGAACGTTCCGGCGGTCATAGGCATATAGCTCAGATTGGCCGACTGACAACGGCCGCCGACGGTCGGCTTCTTGGGGAGGCTGTCTGTGCTTGGACGGGCCGAGGGGCCGCTGCATATGGGACGGCCTGGTCGAAGTTCGCTAGGCGGTGGGGCATTGTGACCAGCGCCTCGGCGAGCGCTCCATAG